The genomic interval CTCGTGCGCGCCCGGGAACCTGACCGGGGCGTGGCGCTCAACTCGGCAGTTCGTCGTCAGCTCGTGCCCCCGGGGCCACGCTTTGACGACGAACTGCCGACCTGACCGCGCGGGAGCCGAGTCACGCCCGCGCGCGCCCCGATGGTCGCCGTCGGGGGCACCTCGTAGGGTCCCCTCATGAACCCCTGGCTCGAAGCCATCGGCTGGATCGGCTCGGTCCTCGTCGTGCTGTCCCTGACGCAGGCCCGAGTGCTGCGTTTCCGGTGGCTCAACCTCGCCGGTTCCGTGATCGCGACCGTCTACAACGCCGTCGTCGGCATCTGGCCGTTCGTCGCGATGAACGGGGCGATCGCGCTCATCAACGTCTACTGGCTGTGGCGGCTGCACCGCACACGTCACGACGCCGCCACCTACGAGGTGGTCGAGGTCGCTCCCGACGACGCGTACCTGCTGCACGTGCTGCACACCTACGCGACCGACATCCTCACGTTCTCGCCCGGATTCGTCGCCGTTCCCGACGCCGGGGAGCGCCGCGCGGCGTTCCTGGTGCTGCGCGGTGACGAGACGGTGGGAGTCGTCGAGGTGGGCGACGCGGGCGGCGGGACCGGCGTCGTCCTGCTCGACTGGGTGACCAAGCGGTTCCGGGACTTCACTCCGGGCGAGTTCGTCTACCGCCGGTCAGGAATCTTTGCGAGCAGGGGCTACACGCGACTGGTGATCCGGTCTCCGGCCCGCACCGACGAGCACTACCTGACGCGTGTCGGCTTCACCCGCGACGCGGACGGGTGGTCTCGCCCCGTCACCGCGTGACGGCCGCCACCGTCACTCGTCCGCACCGTAGAAGACGCGTTCGAACACCGCCCGTGCACGGCGAGCCGTCCGCAGGTACAGATCCTCCAGGTCCGCGCCCGTGCCGACGTCCCCCAGGACGCGCGCGACGCCGGAGAGGTCACGCCGGTCGTGCGGCAGCACGTCGGCCTGGGCTCCGCTCACCCGACCCGACCACAGGACGACGGCGGACCGCAGCCGCGAGCTGAGGGTCCAGGCGTCGAGGAGGGCACGCGTGTCGTCGGCATCGAGCAGCCCGGAGGCCTCGGCGGCCTCGAGCGCGGCGACCGTGCCCGTGGTCCGCAGCGAGGGGACCTCATGAGCGTGCTGGAGCTGGAGGAGCTGCGCCGTCCACTCGACGTCCGACACTCCGCCACGGCCCAGCTTGAGGTGCCGCTCGGGCTCCACACCGCGCGGCAGGCGTTCCGCCTCGACGCGCGCCTTGATGCGCCGGACCTCGCGCACCTGGGCGAGCGGCAGTCCACCCTCCGGGTAGCGCAGCGGGTCGACGAGCGCGACGAACCGGTCGGCCAACTCGCTCGGGGGCCCGCCAGCGAGGCACCCGCCACGGGGCGTGCGCGCAGAAGCGCTTGGGCCTCCCAGACCGACGACCACCGCTCGTAGTACTCGGCGTAGGAGGCGAGCGTCCGCACGAGCGGCCCCTGCCGGCCCTCGGGGCGCAGGTCGGCGTCCACGGGCAGCGCGGGTTCCGGCCCGACGCCGCCCAGCAGCTCGCGCATGCGGGTCGCCGTCGTCAGGGCGAACCGTCCTGCGACCTGAGGGTCGGCGCCCGGTACCGCCTCGTGGACGAACATGACGTCGGCGTCGGAGCCGTAACCCATCTCGCGTCCGCCCAGCCGACCCATCGCGACCACCAGGTTGCGCGTGGGGTTCGCTGCCGGGTCGGGGTCCAGCCCGAGCTCCTGCCGCGCGACGTGCTCGGCGACGCGCAGCGCACCGCGCAGCGCGAGGTCGGCGGCGTCGGAGATCGCACGCGCGGCACCGACGGGGTCGAGCACGCGCAGCAGCTCTCCGGCGCCGGTGCGCGCGAGCTCGCGCCGACGGACGGCGCGCAGGAGCGTTGCGGCCTGCTTGGGCTCGTCTGCCCGCAGGAGGATCGCGTCCGCCTCCGCGGCGAGCCGCTCGGGCCCCCGCGGCTCGAGACCCGACGGGTCGTCGAACCACTGGACGGACTCGGGCGAGCGCGCGATGGCCTCGGCGAGGTAGCGCGAGGAGGCGAGGACGTGCGCGAGCGACTGCGCGGCCGAGCCCGAGTCGCGCAGCAGCTTGAGGTACCAGTGCGTCGAGCCGAGCTCGTCCGACAGCTTGCGGAACGCGAGCAGTCCGCCGTCGGGGTCGGCGCCCTCGGCGAACCAGCCGAGCAGCACGGGCAGGAGCTGCCGCTGCAGGGCCGCACGCCGCGACATGCCCTCGGTCAGCGCCGTCACGTGCCGCATCGCCCCGTCGGGGTCGCGGTAGCCGATGGCCGCGAACCGTTGGCGGGCGGCCTCGGGAGCGAGCGACACCTCGTCGTCGGACAGGTGCGCGACGGCGGGCAGCAGCGGGCGGTAGAAGAGCGCCTCGTGCAGCGAGCGCACCTCGCGGCGCGTGGTGCGCCAGCGCTCGATGAGGCCTGCGGCGCCCTCGGTGCGCAGCCCCAGCGCTCGCGCGAGACGGCGCAGATCCTCCTCGGCCGTGGGCAGCAGGTGGGTGCGTCGCAGCCGGAAGAGCTGCACCCGGTGCTCGAGCGCGCGCAGGAACCGGTAGCACACGGCGAGGCGCGCGGCGTGGTCGCGGCCCACGTACCCGGCCGCGGCGAGCGCGCCGAGCGCGCCGATGGTGTTGGGCGAGTGGATCGCCGGGTCGGAGCGGCCGTGCACGAGCTGGAGGAGCTGCACCGTGAACTCGACGTCACGCAGCCCCCCTCGACCGAGCTTGATCTGCCGGTCGGCCTCGGCCGCGGGCACGTTGTCCTCGACGCGGCGGCGCATCGCCTGCGAGTCCTCGACGAAGTGCTCACGCGCCACGGCCCTCCACACCAGCGGGTCGACGGCGGCACGGTAGGCGCGTCCCAGTGCGACGTCACCGGCGACAGGGCGCGCCTTGAGCAGCGCCTGGAACTCCCACGTCGCGGCCCAGCGGTCGTAGTAGGCCAGGTGGCTCGACAGCGTGCGGACCAGCGGCCCGGCCTTGCCCTCGGGCCGCAGCGCGGCGTCGACCTGCCACAAAGCCGGCTCGGCCGACGGCCCGCCGCACACCTTCTGCAACGTCGAGGCAAGCCTCGCGCCGACCGCCATCGCCTCGGGCTCGGGAACCGGCTCGCCGTCCTCACCGACGCCCGGTTCGGCCACATAGATGACATCGACGTCCGAGACGTAGTTGAGCTCGCGCCCACCCGTCTTGCCCATGCCGATGACGGCCAGGCGCACGGCGCCGTGGTCGGGGTGCTGTGCGCGGGCGACGGCAAGGGCGCCCTCGAGCGCGGCGGCCGCGAGATCGGCCAGCGCCGCGGCCACCGTGGGCAGCAGCGACAGGGGCTCGGCGGCCGTCAGGTCGTCGGCCGCGACGTCCAGGAGGCGAGCGCGGTAGGCGCGCCGCAGGGCGTCGGTCGCCGTCTTCGCGCCGTCGTCGGGCCAGTCCCCGGGCCCCGCCCCGGCCACCGGGATCGGCGCGTCGGGGTCGGCGCCGACGGCGGTCAGGAGCTCGGCGCGCACGACCGCAGGGTCGGTGCGCAGGCCCGGCTCGCCGAGCCGTGACAGCAGCGCGGGACGTCGGATCACCTCGTCGCCCAGGGCCGCCGAGGCGCCGAGGACGGCAAGCAGCCGACGGCGCAGCTCGCCGTCGTCGGCCAGGACCCGCGCCAGCTCCGGACCCGCTGGCGTAGCCGCGAGGCGCACGAGCTGGAGCAGGGCGAGGTCCGGGTCCGCGCACGCCCCGAGCGCGTCGAGCATGCCTGCGGGGTCCGGGGGCAGGACCTGCGCGAGCGCAGCGTCCTCCCACAGGCCCGCGGAGCGGCTGAGATCGGAGAATCCCGCGCGCAGCAGGCGGCGGGTCGGGCTCTCGCGGCGACCGGTCGGCGTCACAGGAACTGAAGGAAGCGGTGCAGCTCGTACGGCGTGACCTGGGCGCGGTACGCGTCCCACTCCTGCCGCTTGTTCGCCAGGACGTAGCGGAACACGTGCTCGCCAAGGGTCTCCGCCACGAGCTCCGAGCGCTCCATGATCGCGATCGCGGCGTCGAGGTTCTGCGGTAGCGGGGTGATGCCGAGCGCCCGGCGCTCGGCGTCCGTGAGCTCCCAGACGTCGTCCTCGGTGGCGTCGGGCAGGTCGTAGCCCTCCTCGATGCCCTTGAGGCCGGCGGCCAGCATGACGGCGAACGCCAGGTAGGGGTTGGCCGCCGAGTCGATACCGCGGTACTCGATGCGCGAGGAGTTGCCCTTGCCCGGCTTGTACATCGGCACGCGCACCAGAGCCGAGCGGTTGTTGTGGCCCCAGCACACGTAGCTGGGCGCCTCGGCACCGCCCCACAGGCGCTTGTAGGAGTTGACGTACTGGTTGGTCACCGCCGTGACCTCGGCCGCGTGGACCAGCAGGCCGGCGATGAACTGCCGGCCGGTCTTGGACAGCTCGAACTGTGCGCCGGGCTCGTGGAACGCGTTGCGGTCACCCTCGAAGAGGGACACGTGCGTGTGCATGCCCGAGCCGGGGTGGTCGGCGAGCGGCTTGGGCATGAACGTCGCGAAGACGCCCTGCTCGAGCGCGACCTCCTTGACGACCGTCCGGAACGTCATGAGGTTGTCGGCCGTGGTCAGCGCGTCGGCGTAGCGCAGGTCGATCTCGTTCTGGCCCGGACCAGCCTCGTGGTGGGAGTACTCCACGGAGATGCCCATCGACTCGAGCATCGAGATCGCCGCGCGGCGGAAGTCGTGTGTTGACCCGCGCGCCAGGTGGTCGAAGTAGCCGCCCGTGTCGACCGGCACGAGAGGGGCGTTCGGACCCGACATCTGCTCGAAGAGGTAGAACTCGACCTCGGGGTGCGTGTAGAACGTGAACCCCTTGTCGCTCGCGCGGGCCAGGGCGCGCTTGAGCACGTTGCGCGGGTCGGCGAGCGCCGGCTCCCCGTCGGGCGTGAGGATGTCGCAGAACATGCGCGCGGTGCCGTGCCGGTCGCCGCGCCACGGCAGGATCTGGAACGTCGTCGGGTCGGGCTTGGCGATCATGTCGGCCTCGTACACCCGGGTCAGGCCCTCGATGGCCGACCCGTCGAACCCGATGCCCTCACCGAACGCCTGCTCGAGCTCGGCCGGCGCGACCGCGACCGACTTGAGCACCCCGAGGACGTCGGTGAACCAGAGCCGGATGAAGCGGATGTCGCGCTCCTCGACCGTGCGGAGCACGAACTCCTGCTGCCTGTCCATGGGCCTATCCTGCCCGATGAGTGTTGCGGGCAGGTGTCGTTGCCGCAGGTGTCACGACGGCTGTCGGTCCGCGGCGCGGCCCTCGGCCTCGCCGGGGCCGTCCCCGGCCACCCATTCGGCGTCGTCGTGGTCCCAGGCGTCGCTCCGCTCGCGGGCGCGATCGAGGGCGTGCAGGGCCTCCTCCCGGGTTCCGTAGGGCCCCATGAGGTGGCTCCAGGACGAGCGACGCCCGACCTCCACCTCGTGCGTCTGGGTGTTGAACCAGTACTCCGGCGACGTCACCGGCCCGCTCTCCTCGCTCATGCCTCGATCCTGCACCAGGATGTGGCCATGGCACAGCACCTCGCATTCGGGATCGATATCGGCGGATCGGGCATCAAGGGCGCACCCGTCGATCTTGAGACCGGAGAGTTCACCGCCGGACGGCTTCGCATCCCGACCCCCGAGAAGAGCACTCCCGAGGCGGTCGCGCAGGTGCTCGCCGAACTCGTCGGATCGTTCGACCTGCCCAAGAAGGCCGCCGTCGGCGTCGCCTTCCCCGCACCGATGGACCACGGCGTCGTCCGGTTCATCGCCAACCTCGACCAGTCGTGGAAGGGCGTGGACCTGCCTGCGCTGCTGCACGAGGCCACGGGACGCGAGGTCACGGCAGTCAACGACGCCGACGCTGCCGGCATCGGCGAGCAGCGCTACGGCGCCGCCCACGGCCGCGACGGCACCGTCCTGGTGGTCACGCTCGGCACGGGCATCGGCTCGGCGCTCATCGTCGACGGCGTCCTGGTGCCGAACACCGAGCTCGGCCACCTCGAGATCGACGGGTTCGACGCGGAGTCGCGTGCGGCCGACTCGGCGCGCGAGCGGGAGGGCCTCGACTTCGCCTCGTGGGCGCAGCGGCTGCAGCGCTACTTCGAGACGGTCGAGATGCTCCTGTCCCCCGACCTCATCGTCGTCGGAGGCGGCATCAGCAAGAAGCACGCGGAGTTCCTGCCGCTGCTCGACCTGCGGGCCAAGATCATCCCCGCCGAGCTGCGCAACGCGGCCGGGATCGTCGGCGCGGCCGCGCTGGCGGCGTCGGACGCGGAGCGCTCACGGAAGAAGAAGCGCAAGCGCTGAGACCCGGCTCGAGCGGCCGAGGCGCGCGCGAAGGGGCCGGTCGGGCGAGTCCGACCGGCCCGCTTCGGACGGGCCTAGCCGCGCTCCTCGGCGATGGCGGAGTCGGCGCCGATCTGGTGAAACACCTCGGCGACGGCAGGCGGTGGGTTGCGGACGGTGACGGACAGGCCCTCGTCCTGCCCCACGGTGCACAGCTGCACCAGGAAGGCGACGCCTGCCGAGTCGATGAACCCGATGCGCGTCGCGTCGACGATGACCGGCAGGTTGCTCTCCAGCGCGCCGGCGAGCGCCGCGCTCGCCTCGGACCGCAGCGCTGCGTCGATCTCGCCCCACATCTGGACCACGCTCGCGTCCGCGGTACGCACCAAGTCGATGCCCCCGCTGCGCGTGCTCGTCACAGTCATGTCCGTTCCTCCAGTCTGGACCGGCCGTGTGCTCGCTCACGCGAAGCCCCGACGCCCGGCTCGACGGCTTCGTTGCCGTGTGTTGGTGACGCTACACCCGGGAGGCGGCTGGCGGGTACCTGCCTTTGCGACCTGTTGACTCGGAACGGAGCGGGCCCCTGCGGACACGCACACCGGGCACGCGGACGTCAGGCGCGGATGACGATCAGGTAGGTCATATAGGCGGCGTACAGCAGGATGAACCCGATGCCCTCGCGGCGCGAGATGCGCCGGCCCGTGAGGAACACCGGCACGCACAGCAGAGCGGCACCCACCATGAGCGGAAGGTCCACGCCCACGAGCTGAGGGTCGACGCCCACGGCGGGCGGCCCGAACAGCAGCGAACCGCCGAGGATGAACGTGAGGTTGTAGGTGCTCGAACCGATGAGGTTCCCCACCGCGATCGAGCGGCTACCGCGCACGGTCGCCAGGATCGTCGTCGCCAGCTCGGGCAGGGACGTGCCGATCGCCACGATCGTCAGGCCGATGAGCGTCTCCGACACGCCGAACAGCTCAGCGATCTCCACGGCGGCCGTCACCAGCCAGTCCGCGCCGAACACGACGACGGCGATGCCCAGGACCAGCAGCAGCACGTCGACCACCACCGAGCGCCGGGTGCGGGGTGGCTCGTCACCGGCCTCCGGC from Xylanimonas allomyrinae carries:
- the ppgK gene encoding polyphosphate--glucose phosphotransferase, whose product is MAQHLAFGIDIGGSGIKGAPVDLETGEFTAGRLRIPTPEKSTPEAVAQVLAELVGSFDLPKKAAVGVAFPAPMDHGVVRFIANLDQSWKGVDLPALLHEATGREVTAVNDADAAGIGEQRYGAAHGRDGTVLVVTLGTGIGSALIVDGVLVPNTELGHLEIDGFDAESRAADSAREREGLDFASWAQRLQRYFETVEMLLSPDLIVVGGGISKKHAEFLPLLDLRAKIIPAELRNAAGIVGAAALAASDAERSRKKKRKR
- a CDS encoding STAS domain-containing protein; translated protein: MTVTSTRSGGIDLVRTADASVVQMWGEIDAALRSEASAALAGALESNLPVIVDATRIGFIDSAGVAFLVQLCTVGQDEGLSVTVRNPPPAVAEVFHQIGADSAIAEERG
- a CDS encoding glutamine synthetase family protein, coding for MDRQQEFVLRTVEERDIRFIRLWFTDVLGVLKSVAVAPAELEQAFGEGIGFDGSAIEGLTRVYEADMIAKPDPTTFQILPWRGDRHGTARMFCDILTPDGEPALADPRNVLKRALARASDKGFTFYTHPEVEFYLFEQMSGPNAPLVPVDTGGYFDHLARGSTHDFRRAAISMLESMGISVEYSHHEAGPGQNEIDLRYADALTTADNLMTFRTVVKEVALEQGVFATFMPKPLADHPGSGMHTHVSLFEGDRNAFHEPGAQFELSKTGRQFIAGLLVHAAEVTAVTNQYVNSYKRLWGGAEAPSYVCWGHNNRSALVRVPMYKPGKGNSSRIEYRGIDSAANPYLAFAVMLAAGLKGIEEGYDLPDATEDDVWELTDAERRALGITPLPQNLDAAIAIMERSELVAETLGEHVFRYVLANKRQEWDAYRAQVTPYELHRFLQFL
- a CDS encoding calcium/sodium antiporter, whose translation is MTIVTLVAGLVFLIGGAEVIVRYGTRLARRLGISPLIVGLTVVSIGTSAPELAVGIDAMSRGQGSLVLGNIAGTNMVNLLLILGLAAAIRPIALQRQTLRLDLPAMVGSAVLLLALSLDGTLSTWEGVLLLGIAVGYTLVLIRTARRDSMAQVVATADPSPEAGDEPPRTRRSVVVDVLLLVLGIAVVVFGADWLVTAAVEIAELFGVSETLIGLTIVAIGTSLPELATTILATVRGSRSIAVGNLIGSSTYNLTFILGGSLLFGPPAVGVDPQLVGVDLPLMVGAALLCVPVFLTGRRISRREGIGFILLYAAYMTYLIVIRA
- a CDS encoding YgjV family protein translates to MNPWLEAIGWIGSVLVVLSLTQARVLRFRWLNLAGSVIATVYNAVVGIWPFVAMNGAIALINVYWLWRLHRTRHDAATYEVVEVAPDDAYLLHVLHTYATDILTFSPGFVAVPDAGERRAAFLVLRGDETVGVVEVGDAGGGTGVVLLDWVTKRFRDFTPGEFVYRRSGIFASRGYTRLVIRSPARTDEHYLTRVGFTRDADGWSRPVTA
- a CDS encoding SPOR domain-containing protein, translating into MSEESGPVTSPEYWFNTQTHEVEVGRRSSWSHLMGPYGTREEALHALDRARERSDAWDHDDAEWVAGDGPGEAEGRAADRQPS